The Bacteroidota bacterium nucleotide sequence CCAAATTTGTATTATATAATCCAGGTAAATAGCTACAATCAGGCAATGAAGCACTGTTACGTCCTTCGGCAAAATCGACCAAACGCTGTGCAGGTGCTTGCAAATTACTCCCACCTTTTATGTATGCTTTTTTTTCTACATTTTTTTGATAAGCCAATGCTGCCAATGCTCCTTCTTTTTCGTAGGGTTTAAAATCTTCTTCACCCACACTCACCACCATTCCACTATTTGCAAAAAAGTTATTTCGTTTGGATGGACTCCAACCATTCACCACTATTTCGCCTACGGCTGTTGCTGCGGGAGCTATAATACCACCAGGACACATACAAAACGAAAACACGCCGCGACCCATTTGTTGATCGACCAAACTATAGCTTGCAGGGGGTAAATACTCGCCTGCACTTTGTCCGTGATATTGTATGGAGTCTATAATATGTTGCGGATGTTCTATGCGTACCCCCAATGCAAAAGGTTTGGCTTCTATATATATATTCTTCTGATGTAATAACTCAAAAATATCTCTAGCAGAATGTCCCGTGGCAAGTATGACAGATTTTGCAGGAATAGTTTCTGTATTATTGATTGTAATACTTTCTATCGCATTATTTTTTATTATAATATCTGTGAGTTTGCTGTCAAATCGCAACTCTCCGCCGTGCTCTTGTATATATTCACGGAGTGCAGTAATAATTTGTGGAAGTTTATTGGTGCCAATATGCGGATGTGCTTCATATAATATATTCGCATCGGCTCCGAACAAATGAAATATATTTAATATACGTTCTATACTTCCACGTTTGCCCGATCGTGTATATAGTTTCCCATCACTATAAGTGCCTGCACCACCTTCGCCAAAACAATAATTCGATT carries:
- a CDS encoding NAD(P)/FAD-dependent oxidoreductase gives rise to the protein MPTQTEIYISPQQATDVLYIREALAKATNSKLADITEYIIRKKSIDARKRDILIRIVADVYINETYIHENPFKLNPQPLQKGKETIIIGAGPAGLFAAIRLLELGIKPIIIERGKNVRERRRDLAKITRNNIINPESNYCFGEGGAGTYSDGKLYTRSGKRGSIERILNIFHLFGADANILYEAHPHIGTNKLPQIITALREYIQEHGGELRFDSKLTDIIIKNNAIESITINNTETIPAKSVILATGHSARDIFELLHQKNIYIEAKPFALGVRIEHPQHIIDSIQYHGQSAGEYLPPASYSLVDQQMGRGVFSFCMCPGGIIAPAATAVGEIVVNGWSPSKRNNFFANSGMVVSVGEEDFKPYEKEGALAALAYQKNVEKKAYIKGGSNLQAPAQRLVDFAEGRNSASLPDCSYLPGLYNTNLEEVLPQEIYIRIKAAMKNFGNKMRGYYTNEAVLVATESRTSSPVRIPRDKETLQHITIKGLFPCGEGAGYAGGIVSAAIDGERCAEAIGAQS